The bacterium genome has a window encoding:
- the plsY gene encoding glycerol-3-phosphate 1-O-acyltransferase PlsY, whose translation MSVVLVLSLLAATVAAYFLGAVPTSYLTGRLLRGIDLRAHGSGNLGATNVFRTLGVAPAVFVLALDIFKGFSAAHWLPLIAPLLCASHRVALGMTLGFAAIAGHVYSPFVGFRGGKGVAAAAGVFLALAPKALAVCVVVWALLMLLTRIVSVASIAAALALPVAIVLTTEAGTGESWLLRGFGILICLAVIITHRSNIGRLVRGEEKRLSRGGQGREKQ comes from the coding sequence TTGAGCGTCGTCCTTGTCCTGAGTCTGCTGGCAGCGACTGTGGCCGCCTATTTTCTGGGGGCAGTGCCCACGAGCTACCTGACCGGCCGTCTGCTGCGCGGCATCGACCTGCGCGCCCACGGCAGCGGCAACCTGGGCGCGACCAACGTGTTCCGCACCCTGGGAGTGGCCCCGGCTGTGTTCGTGCTGGCCTTGGACATTTTCAAGGGTTTCAGCGCGGCGCACTGGCTGCCCCTGATCGCCCCGCTGCTGTGCGCCAGCCACCGGGTGGCCCTCGGCATGACCCTGGGGTTTGCGGCCATCGCCGGGCATGTCTACAGCCCGTTTGTCGGTTTCCGCGGCGGCAAGGGCGTGGCCGCGGCAGCCGGAGTGTTCCTGGCCCTGGCGCCCAAGGCCCTGGCGGTCTGCGTGGTGGTCTGGGCTCTGCTGATGCTGCTTACCCGGATCGTCTCGGTGGCCTCGATTGCGGCGGCCCTGGCCCTGCCCGTGGCGATCGTGCTGACCACCGAGGCCGGAACCGGCGAGAGTTGGCTTCTGCGCGGCTTCGGGATCCTGATCTGCCTGGCGGTAATAATCACACACCGCTCCAACATCGGGCGGTTGGTCCGTGGAGAGGAAAAACGCCTGAGCCGCGGCGGCCAGGGGAGGGAGAAACAGTGA